The segment TTATTGGATGTACAAGTTACTATGCTTCAGGTGGAGAATTTAAAGGGCTTAGAAAATCTTTAATATGTAATATGTCTGGTGTGTTTTGGGCTATAATAATTATTAAAGGAAGTTCATTTTGGAATTTTTCACAAGCTGGTGCAATATTAACAGGAATTTTTTCTTTTGCTATGTGTTATCAATCAAGAAGTAAATGGCTTACATTTATACCGGGAGCATTTATGGGAGCATGTTCTACTTTTGGAGCTAATGCACAGTATAAGTTAGTTATAATATCATTATTTTTAGGAGCATTAGTAGGATATTTTTCAGATTTAGGTGGAAGATATATACATAAATATTTTGGTGAATAAAAAAATAAAATCTTAAAGAACATCCATAAATTAAGTGGAATGTTCTTTTTTTATGTGCGCCCAGCATGGGCGCAATCTATAAGGTGAAAGTCCTGAACGCCGAAGGTGATATAGGCGTTAGCCAATGACAAGGGTGTCCATCGTGAGGTGGAATCTGAAGGAAGTCGGATGGCAAAATTCCGGTCTGAGGAATACGAATCACATAAGAGGCTGGCTATAGCTGGATGAGTTTGCATAACAAAACAAAGTCCGTATCACCCGAAAGTTATTGCAGTATATGTGGCAGATATATGGAATGAAAGATTGCGTTCTTACCTGGGGAGGTCTGATAGATATATCATTAAAGGATGAACTTCCTACATGATAACCTACATAGTGATATGTAACTGAACTATCAGAAGTCAGCAGAGGTCATAGTACCACACTATGTGCACGTAGTGCGGGAAGGACTGAACATTAGGAGGTTTTCAACTTTGAATAATTCAAATAAATTACAAAGAAAGCAGACAACTCAATATAGAGGTCGCCTTGTGGAAGTAGAAGTGGAACTTCAAGGTAAACGAGGGGCGCAGAGTAATAATTTGGCGTTAGCAAAGGGAGAAAGAGAAAACAATGTAGTAGATGATACTAATAATCTACTTGAAAAGGTTTTAGCTAGAGAAAATATGCTAAAAGCTATGAAAAGAGTAGTTGCCAATAGAGGAAGTCATGGTATTGATGGTATGAGAGTCGATGAACTTCGAGGGTTTATTATCAAAAATTGGCTAACAATTAAGCAAAAGTTATTAGAAGGAAGGTATAAACCTTCACCAGTTAGGAGAGTGGAAATACCAAAACCTGACGGTGGAATTAGATTGCTTGGAATACCTACTGTACTTGATAGATTAATACAACAGGCATTAGCTCAAGAACTTAATAAAATTTATGACCCTACCTTTTCGGATAATAGCTATGGATTTAGACCAAATAAAAGTGCTAAACAAGCTATATTAAAATCAAGACAATATATCAATGAGAGGCATAAATGGGTTGTTGATATAGACTTAGAAAAATTCTTTGATAAAGTTAACCATGATATATTAATGGAAAGACTTTCAAGAAGAATAAAGGACAAAAGGGTACTTAAACTAATTAGAAATTATCTTAAATCTGGAATAATGATAAATGGATTGAAGGTAAAATCAGATAAAGGTACACCGCAAGGTGGTCCATTAAGCCCAATACTTGCTAATATTATGCTTGATGAAGTAGATAAAGAACTTGAGAAAAGAGGTCATAGATTTTGCCGATTTGCAGATGACTGCAACATTTATGTCAAAAGTAAAAAGGCAGGATTAAGAGTTATGGCAAGTATAAGAAAAATACTTGAAGGTTTATTAAAACTTAAAGTTAATGAAAATAAAAGTGCAGTAGATTTTGTGACGAGAAGAAAATTTCTTGGATTTTCATTCTATTTTGCAAAAGGCGGAGCCAATATAAGAATACATGAAAAGTCATATAAAAGATTCACAAATAAAATAAGAAAATTAACAAACCGT is part of the Clostridium botulinum genome and harbors:
- a CDS encoding DUF1097 domain-containing protein, which gives rise to MSSIFTGAFSVGVLSWLWAYLSSKLGLITWVGFIGCTSYYASGGEFKGLRKSLICNMSGVFWAIIIIKGSSFWNFSQAGAILTGIFSFAMCYQSRSKWLTFIPGAFMGACSTFGANAQYKLVIISLFLGALVGYFSDLGGRYIHKYFGE
- the ltrA gene encoding group II intron reverse transcriptase/maturase, which codes for MNNSNKLQRKQTTQYRGRLVEVEVELQGKRGAQSNNLALAKGERENNVVDDTNNLLEKVLARENMLKAMKRVVANRGSHGIDGMRVDELRGFIIKNWLTIKQKLLEGRYKPSPVRRVEIPKPDGGIRLLGIPTVLDRLIQQALAQELNKIYDPTFSDNSYGFRPNKSAKQAILKSRQYINERHKWVVDIDLEKFFDKVNHDILMERLSRRIKDKRVLKLIRNYLKSGIMINGLKVKSDKGTPQGGPLSPILANIMLDEVDKELEKRGHRFCRFADDCNIYVKSKKAGLRVMASIRKILEGLLKLKVNENKSAVDFVTRRKFLGFSFYFAKGGANIRIHEKSYKRFTNKIRKLTNRNKGISMEYRVYMINQLTIGWINYFGIAKANAKIQKIDSWIRRRLRSCIWKQWKKVKTRGRNLIKLGLPTYKAWEYANTRKGYWRISKSPILDTILNNKYIENLGYKSISKRYQLIHNS